Proteins from a genomic interval of Papaver somniferum cultivar HN1 chromosome 4, ASM357369v1, whole genome shotgun sequence:
- the LOC113276053 gene encoding uncharacterized protein LOC113276053 isoform X3, producing the protein MGHKKRNPGLRHKPASAAPSASATTVVSVTAEEVVEDGVIEDEKLLTLGYPNEQNYNVMDDSLFSCIKVECEKALTALRRGNHTKALRLMKEASLRYESIGLIHRIQGTICVKVAALIEDPNVKQRHIKNAIESARRAVSLSPNSIEFAHFYANLLLESVNDSKVGYDEIIHECDRALSIQNPIDPVKESLQDENQHKLLTPEERIDYVQQELRNLIQRANIASISNWMKNLNNGTGEKFQLIPVRRITEDPMEASLAQARRPNEIKKATKTPEERRKEIEVRVAAARLLQQKPDLLPAENDEGRDIDSSLGTHKVVVRRKHLNLRKIASFSDRMNHVKSFWDSMALEKKQSLLHVNIEDLKSHFRSSKDSLMLETLLEALLFAQDKKTWKFRVCCCCSEKFTDGDSHMQHVVREHMGSLSPNLQSVLPQEVDTDWTRMLQYGSWKPVDSSVAFKMAEDRSNCRSSKLLSGYYSRNDDDDVDDDERRNASTTDNWYSRDTWDSDEEKELTMDGDQTAMCCNGSLVESGGHENVSSWEEYDNTRWLKSFPVTKSWPTCEDTERAKLLENIHVMFQSLIRHKCLAASHLSKVIQYTMDELQRLVPGSQLSNLGLDQTPRCICFLGASQLSKVLKFLQELSHSCGLSRYPDKASLTYEKPSDAKEPEIKEIVVLSRDSSFLFLGERLFRSEITSSGYEKGCSMSYGDAAATPFPFSDNDDCLPLDSSALLSWIFSGPSSGEKLASWIRLREENSHRGLQFLQMLEKEHYLLQGLCERKCEHLSYDEALQAVESLIFKELKKREHVTRFASRSLEAVVRKRQEELTERESDVMSVGSGFELEALSSVLKEAQSLSIAPFGYEETLSGVTTRLCDTDYGEDDDWRMYDVLHQADNCIQVALRRQKEQLSVELSKIDARIMRNVTGMQQLELKLGPLSSYDFRAIILPLVKSFMRAHLEELVDKDATERSEVAREAFLAELALDSKKGNHKGGDSKHNQEKMKDKKKNRDHRKAKNLKASSGSEQLPHKITAEKTHFPVTNDSQPDSEIVVGVVGDGLSQEEEDYRRQLELEAEERKLEETLEYQRRIENEAKQKHLAELNKKESGRMLDSVAAEFSVELNPIVYDLDASEKLGNRKPVSFPCNGGSGDSWGRVDHGASSSGPFSVDNQELEHSNPRENSMGCDMVLTSESWVVSDSKPENLREPSEEPSVGIPYLAIDSLGVSISSTNGTMVSTEASASSVAHTIKRTNNQSQIRVEQVLNSGSPNNGFLPSERRVGRQRRRRNSSTSVVEGSSRSLSSDKGIRDTSSQNEGCIKDNAGAGDQRTHVGNGDPCFVDTGAKSLRELHAEEDDEERFQADLKKAVRQSLATASDELRVSQGEIIFGSLNGTDVLGTGLKNEAGEYNCFLNVIIQSLWHLKRFREEFLGKSILSHLHVGDPCAVCALYEIFMALSTASTDKRTEAVAPTSLRVALSNLYPDSNFFQEAQMNDASEVLAVIFNCLHRSFTSDSSEFDVECEESNCNGSWDCATKACIAHSLFGMNIFEQMSCYNCKLESKHMKYTSFFHNVNASALRTAKQIMCADSSLDELLNIGEMNHQLACDPESGGCGKPNYIHHFLSTPPHVFTAVLGWQDTSESADDIKATVAALTTELDVAVLFRGLDPGNKHRLVSVVCYYGQHYHCFAYSIEQDRWTMYDDRTVKVIGGWDDVILMCERGHLQPQVLFFEAMN; encoded by the exons ATGGGGCATAAGAAACGGAACCCTGGTTTACGACACAAACCCGCTTCAGCTGCGCCCTCTGCCTCTGCCACAACAGTAGTTTCAGTAACGGCAGAGGAGGTAGTTGAAGATGGTGTTATTGAAGATGAGAAGTTGTTAACACTAGGTTATCCTAATGAGCAGAATTATAATGTTATGGATGATTCATTGTTTTCTTGTATTAAAGTTGAATGTGAAAAAGCCCTAACAGCACTACGAAGAGGGAATCATACGAAGGCTTTAAGACTTATGAAGGAGGCTAGTCTTCGGTATGAGAGTATTGGTTTAATTCATCGAATTCAAGGGACTATTTGTGTTAAAGTTGCTGCTTTAATTGAAGATCCAAATGTGAAACAAAGACATATTAAGAATGCGATCGAGTCTGCTAGAAGAGCTGTTTCATTGTCGCCCAACTCAATTGAGTTTGCTCATTTTTATGCTAATTTGCTGTTAGAATCTGTAAATGATAGTAAGGTAGGGTATGATGAGATTATTCATGAGTGTGATAGGGCACTCTCTATTCAGAATCCTATCGACCCAGTGAAGGAGAGTTTGCAGGATGAGAACCAGCACAAATTACTAACACCCGAGGAACGGATAGACTATGTTCAACAGGAACTTCGTAATCTTATTCAGAGAGCCAACATTGCGTCAATTTCAAATTGGATGAAGAATCTAAATAACGGGACGGGCGAAAAGTTTCAGTTGATTCCAGTGAGACGGATAACCGAAGATCCTATGGAGGCTAGTTTAGCTCAGGCTAGACGGCCTAATGAGATCAAAAAAGCAACTAAGACACCTGAGGAGAGAAGGAAGGAAATTGAAGTACGTGTAGCTGCTGCTAGGCTGTTGCAACAGAAACCTGATTTGCTTCCTGCGGAGAATGATGAAGGTAGAGACATAGATTCATCTTTGGGGACTCACAAAGTGGTTGTGCGACGTAAGCATTTAAATTTGCGGAAGATTGCATCCTTCTCAGACAGGATGAATCATGTTAAATCTTTTTGGGATTCAATGGCCCTTGAGAAGAAGCAAAGTTTGCTCCATGTGAATATTGAGGATCTCAAGTCCCATTTCAGGTCATCAAAGGATAGTTTGATGCTAGAGACTTTGTTAGAAGCCCTGTTATTTGCGCAGGATAAGAAGACATGGAAGTTCCGggtgtgctgctgctgcagtgaGAAGTTTACTGATGGTGATTCACATATGCAACATGTGGTGAGGGAGCATATGGGTAGCCTCTCTCCAAATTTGCAGTCGGTATTGCCTCAAGAAGTTGACACTGATTGGACTAGGATGCTTCAATATGGCTCATGGAAACCCGTTGATTCTTCTGTTGCTTTCAAAATGGCTGAAGATCGATCAAATTGCCGATCTTCTAAACTCTTGAGTGGTTACTATAGCaggaatgatgatgatgatgttgatgatgacgaGAGGAGGAATGCCAGTACAACTGACAATTGGTACTCAAGAGACACATGGGATTCCGATGAGGAGAAGGAGTTGACAATGGATGGTGACCAGACGGCAATGTGTTGTAATGGAAGCTTAGTTGAAAGCGGAGGGCATGAAAATGTTTCCAGCTGGGAGGAATATGACAACACTAGGTGGTTGAAATCATTCCCCGTCACAAAATCTTGGCCAACATGCGAGGATACTGAACGCGCAAAACTCCTTGAGAATATCCACGTTATGTTCCAGTCTCTTATTAGACATAAATGTCTCGCCGCAAGCCATCTTAGTAAAGTCATTCAATACACAATGGACGAGCTTCAAAGACTTGTTCCTGGTTCACAGCTTTCAAACCTTGGTTTGGACCAAACACCCCGCTGTATTTGTTTCTTGGGAGCTTCCCAACTTAGCAAGGTCCTCAAATTTTTGCAGGAACTTTCTCATTCTTGCGGATTAAGTAGATATCCTGATAAGGCCAGCTTAACATATGAGAAACCAAGTGATGCTAAAGAACCTGAAATCAAAGAAATAGTTGTTCTGAGCAGGGATTCATCATTTCTTTTTTTAGGGGAGCGTTTATTTAGAAGCGAAATCACTAGCAGTGGTTATGAGAAAGGTTGCTCCATGAGTTATGGTGATGCAGCAGCCACTCCTTTTCCCTTTAGTGATAATGACGATTGTCTTCCACTCGATAGCAGTGCTCTGTTATCCTGGATTTTCTCAGGCCCTTCGAGTGGGGAAAAGCTTGCATCATGGATCCGTCTGAGGGAAGAAAACTCCCATCGTGGATTACAATTTCTTCAGATGCTTGAAAAGGAACATTACCTCTTACAAGGCTTGTGTGAGAGGAAATGTGAGCATTTGAGCTATGATGAAGCTTTACAAGCAGTTGAGAGTCTCATTTTCAAAGAGCTTAAAAAAAGAGAGCATGTTACTAGATTTGCCTCTCGTAGTTTGGAGGCCGTCGTTCGCAAGCGTCAAGAAGAACTTACTGAAAGAGAAAGTGATGTTATGTCCGTCGGTAGTGGGTTCGAGTTGGAGGCTCTATCAAGTGTTCTCAAAGAAGCACAGTCTTTGAGTATTGCACCATTTGGGTACGAAGAAACTCTCTCTGGTGTTACTACTCGTTTATGTGATACAGATTATGGAGAAGATGATGACTGGAGAATGTACGATGTTCTTCATCAAGCAGATAATTGCATTCAAGTAGCACTACGGAGACAGAAGGAACAATTATCTGTGGAG CTCAGCAAAATTGATGCCAGGATCATGCGAAATGTCACAGGCATGCAACAGTTAGAGCTTAAGCTTGGACCCTTGTCTTCCTACGATTTTCGGGCGATTATTCTGCCTCTTGTTAAGTCATTCATGCGG GCACATTTGGAAGAACTAGTTGACAAAGATGCTACCGAGAGATCTGAAGTTGCAAGAGAAGCATTTTTAGCTGAACTTGCACTTGATTCTAAAAAGGGTAATCACAAAGGCGGTGATTCTAAACATAACCAAGAGAAGATGAAGGATAAGAAAAAGAACAGGGATCACAGAAAAGCTAAGAATCTAAAG GCAAGTAGTGGTAGTGAGCAGCTTCCCCACAAAATAACTGCGGAGAAGAC TCACTTCCCTGTTACCAATGATAGTCAACCGGATTCAGAGATCGTAGTTGGTGTTGTTGGTGATGGCTtatcacaagaagaagaagattatagGCGTCAACTTGAGCTTGAAGCGGAGGAAAGAAAGCTTGAAGAAACTCTGGAGTATCAAAGGAGAATCGAGAATGAGGCCAAACAGAAGCACTTGGCTGAATTAAATAAGAAGGAAAGTGGAAGAATGCTAGATAGTGTGGCAGCGGAATTCTCTGTTGAATTGAACCCTATTGTCTATGATTTAGATGCTTCCGAGAAGTTGGGAAACCGTAAGCCAGTAAGCTTTCCGTGCAATGGTGGTTCCGGTGATAGTTGGGGCAGGGTTGACCATGGGGCATCTTCTTCTGGTCCCTTCTCTGTGGATAATCAGGAACTTGAACATAGTAATCCCAGAGAGAATTCCATGGGGTGTGACATGGTCCTAACTTCTGAAAGTTGGGTTGTCTCTGATAGCAAGCCTGAAAATTTGCGTGAACCTTCTGAAGAGCCCTCGGTGGGCATTCCTTATTTAGCAATAGATTCATTAGGTGTCTCTATAAGCAGTACAAATGGGACCATGGTTTCTACAGAAGCCTCTGCCAGCTCAGTTGCCCACACTATTAAAAGAACAAATAATCAATCTCAAATCAGAGTTGAGCAAG TCCTCAACAGTGGATCTCCCAACAATGGTTTTCTGCCTTCTGAGCGCCGGGTGGGAAGACAACGTAGACGGCGTAACAGCTCTACCAGTGTTGTTGAAGGAAGTTCCCGAtccttgtcttctgataaaggTATTCGTGACACAAGTTCGCAAAATGAAGGTTGCATCAAAGATAATGCTGGTGCAGGGGATCAGAGGACTCATGTTGGTAATG GTGATCCATGTTTTGTAGATACTGGAGCAAAATCACTGAGGGAACTGCATGCTGAAGAAGATGACGAGGAAAGGTTCCAGGCCGACCTTAAGAAAGCCGTCCGTCAAAGTCTTG CCACAGCATCAGATGAGTTAAGAGTTTCACAAGGTGAAATCATTTTTGGCAGCTTAAATGGAACGGATGTATTGGGAACAGGATTAAAAAATGAAGCTGGTGAATACAATTGTTttttgaatgtcatcatacag TCACTATGGCATTTAAAACGGTTTCGCGAAGAGTTCTTAGGAAAATCAATTTTATCACATCTTCATGTTGGGGATCCTTGTGCTGTATGTGCACTATATGAAATTTTTATGGCTTTAAGCACGGCATCTACCGATAAGCGAACTGAAGCAGTTGCTCCTACCTCTTTGAGAGTTGCTCTTAGCAACTTGTATCCAGATAGTAATTTCTTTCAAGAG GCACAGATGAATGATGCCTCTGAAGTATTGGCAGTAATCTTTAACTGCCTTCATAGGTCATTTACATCTGATTCTAGTGAATTTGATGTTGAATGTGAAGAAAGCAATTGCAATGGGTCTTGGGACTGTGCAACCAAAGCTTGCATTGCACATTCTCTTTTTGGGATGAACATCTTTGAGCAGATGAGTTGCTACAATTGTAAGTTGGAGTCGAAACATATGAAGTACACTTCATTCTTTCACAACGTCAATGCTAGTGCTCTTCGAACAGCAAAG CAGATTATGTGTGCGGACAGCTCTCTTGATGAGCTTTTGAATATCGGAGAGATGAATCACCAGTTAGCATGTGACCCAGAGTCTGGTGGCTGTGGAAAACCTAATTACATCCATCACTTTCTTTCAACTCCACCTCATGTGTTTACAGCAG TGCTTGGTTGGCAGGATACGTCTGAGAGCGCAGATGACATAAAGGCAACGGTGGCAGCTCTAACCACTGAGTTAGATGTTGCTGTCCTATTTCGGGGGCTGGATCCAGGGAACAAACACCGTCTAGTTTCAGTG GTATGTTATTATGGCCAACATTATCACTGCTTTGCATACAGTATTGAGCAAGACCGGTGGACAATGTATGATGACAGAACTGTCAAG GTAATTGGTGGATGGGATGATGTTATTCTCATGTGTGAAAGAGGGCACTTACAACCTCAGGTTCTTTTCTTTGAAGCTATGAACTAG